The nucleotide window GCCCAGACCAATCTGACCAAGTCATGCATGCACGCACGCTCTCGGCCAATCCCACACCGTCCAAATCCTCACCTCCACCACCATCAACGGCCCCCGTACCGGCCACGTCTCTTCGGGAAACCGCCGTCCCCCGCCCCACCCATGCACTCCACCGGCGCCACTTCCTCGTCTGGCTCCGACCCTATATAAGCTCCTCCCCGGCCTGACAGAGCTCACGAGAGACGCCAACCCAATCACAGCGAATCGCCCGCCCGCTGCACAACACTACTAGAGAGAAGAGGCGGTACTGCATCCAGCGACGCTCGACAGAGCAAGCAAGCCATGGCCGGCGTCCTGCTCTCGGCCGCCGTTGCCTGCGTCCTTCTCGCCGGCACCGTGaccgcgtcgtcgtcgtcgtcgccgcgtGTGTTCACCGTCGGCGGCGAAGAGAGGGGCTGGAGGCAGCCGGCGCCCGGCGAGGAGACCTACAACCACTGGGCCACCAAGAACCGCTTCCACGTCGGCGATTTCCTCCGTAAGCATCGACCAAGCACGTACATGCGGCGGCCGCGCTTACATTTTTACATGTGGTTGGGCTAACGTTCGTTCGTACGTGTCGTTGGCTCGCAGATTTCAGGTACGAGAAGAACGACTCGGTGCTGGTGGTGACGCGCGACGACTACAAGCGCTGCGGCGCGGACAGGCCGGTGTTCCGCCTCGAGGGCGGCGAGGCGAGGTTCCGGCTCGAGCGGAGCGGCTTCCTCTACTTCATCAGCGGCGCGCCGGGCCACTGCGGCGCCGGCCAGAGGTTCACCGTGCGCGTCATGTCGCAGAGGGACAGCGGCGGCGCCTCCCCGACGGAGGCCCCCGCCATGTCTCCCGGCGGGTCCTTCAACTCCACGCCGGGGTCCGGATCAGGTTCCACGCGCATGCCGCCACGCGGGAACGCCGGCGACGGGAAGACCAGTGGCGCCGCGCCCATGCGCGCGCCCTTCGGTGACTATCACGCCGTTGGCACCGCTCTGGGAGTGGGTGCCGCCGTGCTGGTCTTTGCATGAGATGCTCGTTGCGCTGCATGCATTGTGCGTGTGCAAGCTGTTAGTCTCTTTCCAAGGTCGTGGACAGTCTAGAATCATTTGCTTAACTTGTTTGATTTGTTGTGCCCTCTGGGTGGTAGGCTGGTAGCATGTTGTGTTAATTAGCTATTACATAGTTTGGTCGTGATTTGTTAACTTCTTGCGAACGAATTGCGAAATTCTTGGTTATTTAAATTAGTTTGTTATTATAACTTGATTATGTACTTCACATGTTTTGGTGCCACCAAGAGATTGCAATGACGAAACTCTTAATTTTCTTTTTGATGGCATCTCTAAACAGGAGATTTCTACTGAAGTATAGGGAGTATGTAATTTTTCTAGCTTCTTATAAGCAACGTGTTGTTTTCATTTCTTGAAACAATTGGATTATTGGAGCTGCATTCCGTGACCATACTACGCTCTTCTTGTTGAGAATTCCGTGTCCATATACGTTTACGTACTCCTGAAACGCAGGGGACCTAACTGCTAGCCGCCTCTTCCAGCCACCCGTCTTCGACCCTCCGTCCACCGCCGCTTCGTTTCCCGCCGCATCGCCAATGGCCTCGCGGCTCCGGCTCGGCCAGCCCAGCCCGAACCCCGGCCCCGGCCCCAGCCCCAGCCCCAGCCCCGGCGAGGGGAAGATAGAAGAAGGAGAAGGGAGGAAGCCGGAGCCGCGGCGAGAGGTGACGGATCTGGGCGGCGGGAGCGAGGTGGTGCACATCCCGCGGTTCATGGCGCGGGAGAGGGCGTGGGAGCTGTTCGAACACCTCGACAAGCGCATCCCGTGGACGCGCCCCACCATCCGCGTCTTCGGCCGCTCCGTCGTCCAGGTCGCGCCCTCTCATGCCCCCCTTATTACCCCCATTTCTTGCGCCTCGTTCAGTCACAGTTAGGTCCCCTGCGTTTAACATTGGTTCCTAACCCTTCTCTCCAAATTTGGTGGCCGTGCTGTTATTTTGGGGAGGTGAAAAACAAATCTAAGTTTGAAGAAATATTAACTGGATTTTGAAATGGTAGGTTGGATCATCAGTATGGGTCTGCACTTATCCATGCCTTGGGTGGTGAATGTGTCTTGTTTGGGGCAAGCAGTGCAACAAATTATTGTTTTTCTTTCTGGAGCACCTCAGTACAACAGTATGTAAAGCGTACCGATGCTAAATTATGTAGGACGATTAGCATATTTGGCATGTTGTTTGATTGTGCCTTGTGGTTTGGTACTTCCAAACCATTTAGAGAATGGGCATCACTCTGTCCCTGGCTGTAGACATATGGTCATTCTTGTAAGCTTGATTGACACTGAAACGAAAATTAGACTACGGAAAATTTGGGATACAAAAGAACAGTCAGGATAAGTATGAGGAGCTGGCCTCATGCTAGTAATGCATTTTGTCAAACTCTTTCTGCCATATCGAAGTTTTGATAGCCGAAGATAATTGCTGGATGCTCATCTAATTTGCTCGCTGGAGTGCAACATAGCTACGATGTATACAATGTCAGTTAACCATTGATGGTGCCATGGTGATGGTGTCTTGTCTTGGTGCCACCTTAACAAAGTGTCTGATGTCCTCCTCCTACCGTTACTAGTCGTCTAGCACCATTGGTTCAATAACGGAATTCGCTCTAGTGACAACTGACAAGAAGCGCACTGGTCATATAACCCTCGTGAGGCTTCTAATCTAAGTATCTGATCCTTTTTGCTATTCTACAGCCCAGAGATACCTGCTATGTGGCAGATAAAGGGCTAACAGATTTGAGGTACAGCGGCCATCAGCCTCATGCGCATTCTTGGGATGATTTCCCAGTGCTCAAGGATATCTTGAAAGAGGTAAGAGCTGGGCCAAGGTGACTTCTTGCATTGCTACCCTGTAATCAGCAGAAACCAGTTGGAATTGTTCTTATTTAAAAGGTAACATCCGGAGAGTATTCTCAGCGTCCAGCCTTCACAGCAGTCTTCTGACTCATACACATTGGTTAGGTCCATGAAGCCCTCCCAGGAAGCCACTTTAACAGCCTGCTGCTGAACAGATACAAGGGATGTTCAGACTATGTGTCGTGGCACGCCGATGACGAACCCCTCTACGGGCCTACCCCGGAGATCGCGTCCGTCACATTCGGGTGCGAACGTGAGTTCTTGCTGAGGAAGAAGCCTGCCAACACACAATCACAAGGTACTTGCCACATCTTGCTACTAGATGAGAGCTATATCCCCTAAAAAAACTAGAGGAGAGCTATAGGCTTTGTAGCCCGGACTAAAACTGGCTCATGCTGATCTTCATCCACCAGCTGCTGGTGAATCTGGGGAAACGGCTCGGAAGCGGCTCAAGGTCAGCGCCCCTCAGCAGCATTCGTTCCTCCTGAAGCATGGCTCGTTGCTCGTGATGaagggctacacccagcgggacTGGCAGCACGCGGTGCCCAAGCGTGCGAGGGCGGCCTCGACGAGGATCAACCTGACTTTCCGGCATGTGTTGCCATGAACATGGCCAGTTCGCTTGGTCTCCCTCCAGTTTTGCGCATGTGCCCATTGCGTGCAGTGTGTAGTGGGTTTCCTGATAATGCTTTGAACTTGCTTTATCCCCCTTCCCACCTCCTGTAATCTCTATCAAACTCTGTATTTCCGTTATGCCAAAGTAATGGAAAAGGGGAGTAGCCCAAAATGTGCAACCTGCTACATTCTTTCTGTGGACCAAATGAACTTGGCCTACATACATAATAACAGGATAAAAATGTGCAACCTGCAACATTTCTTCCTACGGACCAAATGAGTTTTCCAGTTGAGGTTGCTGGATGTGCAAACCGCGCAGGTTGGGGTGGATGTGCTCTCTTTAGGCACATCCATAACAAGATGTCAGGTGGACCATGTGAGAAGATGAAACTCACATCTCAACTGTAGTAGTTATAGAAAATTAGTGACTACTGGTGCAGTATTTTTCTTATAAAAATGGAAATTTGTTGGAAACTTAATCAAGCATTCTCGTTTAATACTACCTACAGGTTCAGCAAACAGAATTACAGCATGATCTCTTTAGCACAGTATGAAGTCCGAATCCAAACAACTAGTGCATCTCGCTACATATTCAAAATCTGTTTCTTCAAATAGGGGCCCAAAGAGAGGACCACCACACTGGTAGCAAAACAATCCCAAGACACTGATTTATTGTTGTACAACATTTCTACATGAGTTTTAAAGACACGGTTGCTATCTCCTGCAAAAGAATGGTAAACAAGATATGTTACACAACATCTGACCCTCGAGGATTCATTCGCCCATCGAACAATGCCATGGCGAAGTCGGCAACAAGTTCTAGCACCTAAATAACATTACAAAGCAAATCCTTCCTATCCAGCTGGCTCTTCTATACTAACCTGTTGCTATTGCAAAGAACATTTTTCTACATCACAACTGTCAGCTGCAAGGGTCAAATTAATGAGATATCCACATTCCACAGACGACTGCCTCTGATATCTGCATCCTAGGATCGACATGTCAACTGGGATAAAGCGAAGCCTATGTTGCTTGCGACGCGCGCTTTTTCCAGACACTCTGCAGATTCAACAGAAATCAACAGAAGAGAATCAGAAAATTGAAAATATATCAGGGGTCCAGTCCGGGGTTGAAGAGGGTCGCGCTTACAAGAGTTTCATCGTCAGATTCCTCCTTGCAGCTCAAACTGTCGCCGTCAGGTTTTTTCTCTTCCAGCTCCATATCTTCTGCAGACTCTTTCTCTGTTTTTCCTGTTTTTTCTTTCCCAGCTGAGCCAACTGCTACCTCTTTATCCTTCTCGCCATCTTTGGTAATAAAACAGTCACAAGCTAAGCTCAACTACGATGATGAAACGGCATGCATATTTTCATAAATGTAAACAAGCACATAAAACGGTCATACCTGATTTTACACCTTTGTCAGAATCTGAATGAGCGAGAGAACTGGCTGAATCTGAATCATTAACGCCAGCTTCGCTGGTAGCTTCGATGGACTTGCTACCTCCTGATGTCTTTCTACGCTTGTTTTCCGGCGGCGCTTTTGGTTTTCCTTTCCTCTTTAGAGGTGAGGGCCTAAAGAAGATGGAACGATGAGAAAAATTGCAGCATGATCCTTAAGTCTGAGAGTTAGATATGAACTTACGTCTTTATTGACTTATGTTGGTTAGCTGGAACTTTCGTGCTGCTGGTAGATTTCATCTCCTGTGCTCTGTAAGGTGTTACATTGGACCAGGTGAGAAAAATTGCAGCATGATCCTTAAGTCTGGGAGTCAGCTATGGACTTACGTCTTTACTGACTTATGTTGGTTAGCTGGAACTTTTGTGCTGCTGGTAGATTTCGTCTCCTGTGCTCTGTAAGGTGTTACATTGGTTCAGGTGGTGGATCGATGAGAAAAATTGCAGCACAATCCTTCAGTCTGAGAGTTAGATATGGACTTACGTCTTTATTGACTTATGTTGGTTAGCTGGAACTTTCGTGCTGCTGGTTGATTTCGTCTCTTGTGCTCTGTAAGGTGTTACATTGGATCAGGTGGTAAGCAAAGTAAATTACTTCATCTTGCAAAGCATCAATTTGATGAGATGTGCAATAAGTTCATAACATTTAATCTGGCTAGAAAGCTTTACATCTAACATTTCACATTGATAATCGATACTTTGTTAGGGGCTAACAAGCAAAATATAGGCAGACAAAGTCATTTCTTAATTCCTAAAGAAGAAATTCTGGCTTACCGTCCTTGATTTGAACCTGCATGATCCTTCTTTTGCTGCTGCAAAACAATCAGTAGAACTATAATGAGTTGAACATTATCTTTAGGGCTACAGAGACAGTTTCTAGGAAAGAATCGACAATACTCTACCTTCATTGGTGAACCATTACTTTCAATCATTTTCCActtttctttagccatgttaagCTGCTCCATATCTCCGTCATCATATAAGACCTACACAGAGAAGCATATTCATATTTATATACCCAGCAGTCACAATATCTTACAAGCACAATCAACTATACAACTATTGCATGCTGTGATATTGAGTAGGATATGCAGAAGAACTAAAAGGTTGCTGTCATGGCCTTGTGAGAGTTGAACAGTATGTATCAATATGTCTATAAACAAGGCTAAGCAGAGAGGGGTAAATCTTCGAATTATAAGTACTCAGCTAATTTCATAGAATAGCCTGCATGATAAAATGCAAACCTTTTTTGTTTTTCATGATGGTACTCATAACAGGAAAAATGGATCAAACAGATACACCATACTGATAGAGATACTAATTAATACACCATTTTTTCAtctaaaataaaaaataaaccGTCTAATGGAAACTTACTGTGTGTAGCTTCTTTGCTGAATCATAAGATTTCACGACACCTGGATAAAATCTGATGACAAAAATAACTTAAATTTGAAGCCCACCTTCAAAGATTAGATTATAAAAAATGTTCAGAATTACATAAAATAGGAAACTTACTCCTTATCCAAAGGCCACCAAACTTTTATTCTACGTCCTACCAAGTCTTTACTGCTTGAGTCATGCGTTGAACACTGCAGGCATTAATTAATTCTTAGTACACACACTAGAAGGATACTCATACTTGCACTTGCACAAACTCGACTACCGCTAGCATATGCATACTTCCTTCTAGTGACTTTATTCAACAATTCCTGCATAAACCTTGGAGATTACCTTCGCTAAACCAGAAACCAGTCTTGGCTTCTGTCTTTTGAAGGACCCATTTAGACTAGCCAGTTCAGCAGCTCTCATAGTATTGTCCTCATCAGCATACTTCTGGGGAAAATTCAATAGGAATTGGCAATTTAGAACCAGAAGTTTATCAATAGGTCCCGCAAATACATATTACATACCATAGAACAGAAAGAAATTACCTTTGCACTGCTACGCGAGACTTCAGTATGGGACTTAGCATCCTTTTTCCCTTTGGATACAGGGGTTTTGGTACTGGTAGGTGATGCTACCAAGTCTTTATCATTTGAGTCAGCTCTTCTTTTCTCCTTCAACTTGTTTTCTAAGGAATCACTGGGTTTTCCTTTGCTAGCAGAATGCACTAAAAGCTCGTCACCGTCTTTACTGCCTTTTCCTGAATGTGGTCTACTCTTAGAAACTGATCTTTTGCGTTTTGGTGTCGAAAAATCTACTGGCTTCTCGTTGCTCTCTTTCATATCCATCTGCGGCTTCTTTGGTTTGCTCTTCACCGACTCCCCCAAATTGTCCTGGTTATCTAAGTTTATTTCTCTTAACAAACCCAAGACATCATCATCTTTTCCAGTATTTACTGGAACAGATGCTGCCTTCTGTTTCCCCCCTGTCTTTTTTGCTCCTCGGGATTTAAGAATTTGGACAATTTTCCCTAGAGGGATCTCATTGCCAAATTCATCAGTCTCATCTATGAGCATCTTATCTTCGGGAGATTGAACCTGAAGGACATAAGACCAAAGAGGAGTCAAGGTCCAGCAGATAATTGAAGTGGAATCCTAATATAGACATAGACGTGTGTTGTGAAGGACATAAGACCAAAGAGGAGTCAAGGTCCAGCAGACAATTGAAGTGGAATCCTAATATAGACATAGGCGTGTGTTGTGTACCTCAGCAACATTTGCTGTCATAAGAGCCTCGAAATGGGACAGTACAGTCTCACATCCCAACCACTTCTGTTCATCATTCTCCTACAAAGTAACATATCAAGTATTACAATCGGAAGCCTATATTCAGAAGCCAAGAAACTTGCTATCTTGGTAACCATCGACGAGTTTATGTCCTGGTAACCATTGACAATTCTTAACAAACAGCATGCTTAATGATTTGTTAGAACACATACCACAGGGTTTTCATTTTGGTCATTCTGAACTGTTGCATAAAGTTGTGCAGGCAATGGAACCGTCTGATTTTCTGATACATTTATCTGGTCCGGACATAACCTCTTTGCAATAAGAATACCAAGATCACATATAGCATGTACAGTCTGCAAACAACATATCTCGATTTTAGTCAACACCTATAGCAAGCAAACGGGTTACAGTACATGACAACAAATGTGATGAACACTTGCTTACCTTGGTCTTATTTGCATCGACCACGTCTTTTGAACATTTGATGCTTCTGAATATAGATAATGTTGTCATGAAGCTCTCCTTTTTCATACCAGGTACACTATACTGCAAACCTTCTTCTCCCAGGAGGGTTGAAAGAAGTAGATGCAATGGCCTGGAAGGAGCTCTTTCATAAATATGCATATGCAAGAGTAATTTTAACAAGAAAAGGCAAAAAAAAAGACCATTCTTTTTAATTATTTTGTATCAAACAGTGTGCATACAGAAAAAAACTAGACTGCCAGGAGGCATTACATAATAGCCATAGGGACACTGTTAGAATCAAACCACAATAATTTTTATTACCACGCATGACTATCAAATTTTACGGTTGACTATCAAATTCTCCAGGATGTAGTTAGAGTGTTCAATTTTTTAGTGAAACATTACATTTTGTGGTGTGCGACAATCAAGCAGCCAAATGATATTACAATTATAGGAAGTGCAAGAAAATGATATCTTAGGAACTTAATGAACAATTATCATGTATCAGTAAATTGACCAAATGCATCAAGCAATGAAAATATGTATTAAATGCATCAAGCAATGAAAATATGTATTATGGAAACTCACGATAACAAGTAGTAGTACAATAATACTGTAAGAGTTATTATAAAATACCAGTAAATTGGAGCAAAAGCTTTGACATCCTCATATTCCTCAATGTTAGGGCATGAAGGATCATGAGCAAGGACATGAACCAGATATGGAATAATATATTCTGGGTAAGCTGTGAGCAAATTCACATCCGCTTGGACAGATAGTTGACGCATCTTAACTTGTTGGCATATTTGTGACACTTCGATCAGGTTGTGTTGGAACTGTGAAATGAAAAGATATACACATTAGAATCAGTGGATGGTGAACTCAATTGATCACTGTGTTTCGAGTATGAACCTCTTCGTACTGTGGTGTATGATAATCGTCTATGCCTATCAAGAAGGCGCAGGCATATTTTGCGTCCAAAGCCCTCTCCTTGATGTATTGATGTACTTTACTGAGAAACAACTTCCTCATTTGAGGGAAATCATCCTACAAATGAACGAAACTATAAATCTCCCAAGCGGATGCTGCATACAAGCAAACCAAATGAAAGTAAAAATGAAGAAATCAGCTAAGCTATATATTCCCAAAACATACCTGTGAAATCCTTAGAGTCAAATAAAACACATCAACAGGCACTTTATGGTCCCACTGTCTTGATAAGCGGAGAACAGCTTTCGCTGCAGCCAGCCTCAAATGGGCCTTATCACTAGCACTGCAAGTAGTGGAGTAATAAGAAATAACCCAAATATAGCACAGAATGTATGCACTAAAATAGAAGGACAAGTTATTCATTGTACCTTGATATCATGTTTGGGGAAATATCACCATATGTAAGAATGCTCTTAAGGATGTCCATTAATTTTTCTATTCCAGGATGCACTTGAGCATCTTTGCAAGGTAGACAGCTCTTCACCAAAGTTTTAATGCCATAAATCTACAGAGAAAAATATCAGAAGAGAATAACAAGTAAAAAAACCATCGACAATTAGAGTAAAGCAGGCCATGAAAAGCATGATCTCACTCACCTTGAGCAAACAACTATGTGAATTATCACCCCATTCAGATTTGTCAGCGGAAACTTTAGCCATATCCTGGTGACACTTAAACGTTGCAATGAAATTTTGTAAAAAGGAAAGACAGAAATTTAAAGATAACAAGCCTTACATCACTGCAGTCAAGAATCTTTTTGGTTATGAAACTTATTATCTCTTCCC belongs to Triticum urartu cultivar G1812 chromosome 7, Tu2.1, whole genome shotgun sequence and includes:
- the LOC125518962 gene encoding sister chromatid cohesion protein PDS5 homolog A isoform X2, with the protein product MAAVAGQLRELGDKLGSELPAEAEALAKLLEQAAECLHVIEQSPGSSVMEAIQPCLTAVVRKELLKHQDQDVKVLLATCFCEITRITAPEAPYSDDVLRTIFRLIVGTFGGLADVNSHYFSRRVAILETVARYRACVVMLDLECNDLITDMFQTFLEIVSENHETNVVKSMQTIMALIIEESEVIHQSLLHVLLSALGRKKTGISLSARKLARGVIEQSAGKLEPYIKKFLTSSLAGANSSANGHIDHHEVIFDVYQCAPRVLKVVVPYITGELLADEVEMRSKSVELLGELFSLPGVPVLESFKSLFIEFLKRLTDRVVEIRLSVIEHLKKCLISNHSRPEAPEVIKALCDRLLDYEENVRKQVVAAVCDVACHEFGAVPIETIKLVAERVRDKSLPVKCYTMERLADIYKLYCLKGSDSSTNSDNFEWIPGKILRCIYDKDFRPESIESVLCGSLFPPEFPTKERVKHWVIAATHFDKVEMKALEQILLQKQRFDHVSINLFLIIALPYLFFPFLNVLICCILINFRLQQEMLKYMSLQQTSQEDAADVQKRILGCFRSMSRLFSDAVKAEEYLNMLLQLKDENIWKMFTSLLDCATTFNNAWSIRVDLLKSLGEKHELYDFVSTLSMRCSYLLVNKEYVKEILSAASEQKSIGNTKLISSCMDLLTAISSFFPSLLSGFEEDIIELLKEDNEVLKEGIAHVLSKAGGNIREQLASSSSVALLLERLCLEGTRKQAKYSVHALAAITKDDGLMALSVLYKRLVDLLEEKKVHLPSILQSLGCIALIAMPIFETRGEEIISFITKKILDCSDDMAKVSADKSEWGDNSHSCLLKIYGIKTLVKSCLPCKDAQVHPGIEKLMDILKSILTYGDISPNMISSASDKAHLRLAAAKAVLRLSRQWDHKVPVDVFYLTLRISQDDFPQMRKLFLSKVHQYIKERALDAKYACAFLIGIDDYHTPQYEEFQHNLIEVSQICQQVKMRQLSVQADVNLLTAYPEYIIPYLVHVLAHDPSCPNIEEYEDVKAFAPIYWPLHLLLSTLLGEEGLQYSVPGMKKESFMTTLSIFRSIKCSKDVVDANKTKTVHAICDLGILIAKRLCPDQINVSENQTVPLPAQLYATVQNDQNENPVENDEQKWLGCETVLSHFEALMTANVAEVQSPEDKMLIDETDEFGNEIPLGKIVQILKSRGAKKTGGKQKAASVPVNTGKDDDVLGLLREINLDNQDNLGESVKSKPKKPQMDMKESNEKPVDFSTPKRKRSVSKSRPHSGKGSKDGDELLVHSASKGKPSDSLENKLKEKRRADSNDKDLVASPTSTKTPVSKGKKDAKSHTEVSRSSAKKYADEDNTMRAAELASLNGSFKRQKPRLVSGLAKCSTHDSSSKDLVGRRIKVWWPLDKEFYPGVVKSYDSAKKLHTVLYDDGDMEQLNMAKEKWKMIESNGSPMKQKKDHAGSNQGRVTPYRAQETKSTSSTKVPANQHKSIKTAQETKSTSSTKVPANQHKSVKTAQEMKSTSSTKVPANQHKSIKTPSPLKRKGKPKAPPENKRRKTSGGSKSIEATSEAGVNDSDSASSLAHSDSDKGVKSDGEKDKEVAVGSAGKEKTGKTEKESAEDMELEEKKPDGDSLSCKEESDDETLSVWKKRASQAT
- the LOC125518962 gene encoding sister chromatid cohesion protein PDS5 homolog A isoform X7, which gives rise to MAAVAGQLRELGDKLGSELPAEAEALAKLLEQAAECLHVIEQSPGSSVMEAIQPCLTAVVRKELLKHQDQDVKVLLATCFCEITRITAPEAPYSDDVLRTIFRLIVGTFGGLADVNSHYFSRRVAILETVARYRACVVMLDLECNDLITDMFQTFLEIVSENHETNVVKSMQTIMALIIEESEVIHQSLLHVLLSALGRKKTGISLSARKLARGVIEQSAGKLEPYIKKFLTSSLAGANSSANGHIDHHEVIFDVYQCAPRVLKVVVPYITGELLADEVEMRSKSVELLGELFSLPGVPVLESFKSLFIEFLKRLTDRVVEIRLSVIEHLKKCLISNHSRPEAPEVIKALCDRLLDYEENVRKQVVAAVCDVACHEFGAVPIETIKLVAERVRDKSLPVKCYTMERLADIYKLYCLKGSDSSTNSDNFEWIPGKILRCIYDKDFRPESIESVLCGSLFPPEFPTKERVKHWVIAATHFDKVEMKALEQILLQKQRFDHVSINLFLIIALPYLFFPFLNVLICCILINFRLQQEMLKYMSLQQTSQEDAADVQKRILGCFRSMSRLFSDAVKAEEYLNMLLQLKDENIWKMFTSLLDCATTFNNAWSIRVDLLKSLGEKHELYDFVSTLSMRCSYLLVNKEYVKEILSAASEQKSIGNTKLISSCMDLLTAISSFFPSLLSGFEEDIIELLKEDNEVLKEGIAHVLSKAGGNIREQLASSSSVALLLERLCLEGTRKQAKYSVHALAAITKDDGLMALSVLYKRLVDLLEEKKVHLPSILQSLGCIALIAMPIFETRGEEIISFITKKILDCSDDMAKVSADKSEWGDNSHSCLLKIYGIKTLVKSCLPCKDAQVHPGIEKLMDILKSILTYGDISPNMISSASDKAHLRLAAAKAVLRLSRQWDHKVPVDVFYLTLRISQDDFPQMRKLFLSKVHQYIKERALDAKYACAFLIGIDDYHTPQYEEFQHNLIEVSQICQQVKMRQLSVQADVNLLTAYPEYIIPYLVHVLAHDPSCPNIEEYEDVKAFAPIYWPLHLLLSTLLGEEGLQYSVPGMKKESFMTTLSIFRSIKCSKDVVDANKTKTVHAICDLGILIAKRLCPDQINVSENQTVPLPAQLYATVQNDQNENPVENDEQKWLGCETVLSHFEALMTANVAEVQSPEDKMLIDETDEFGNEIPLGKIVQILKSRGAKKTGGKQKAASVPVNTGKDDDVLGLLREINLDNQDNLGESVKSKPKKPQMDMKESNEKPVDFSTPKRKRSVSKSRPHSGKGSKDGDELLVHSASKGKPSDSLENKLKEKRRADSNDKDLVASPTSTKTPVSKGKKDAKSHTEVSRSSAKKYADEDNTMRAAELASLNGSFKRQKPRLVSGLAKCSTHDSSSKDLVGRRIKVWWPLDKEFYPGVVKSYDSAKKLHTVLYDDGDMEQLNMAKEKWKMIESNGSPMKQQKKDHAGSNQGRAQETKSTSSTKVPANQHKSIKTAQEMKSTSSTKVPANQHKSIKTPSPLKRKGKPKAPPENKRRKTSGGSKSIEATSEAGVNDSDSASSLAHSDSDKGVKSDGEKDKEVAVGSAGKEKTGKTEKESAEDMELEEKKPDGDSLSCKEESDDETLSVWKKRASQAT
- the LOC125518962 gene encoding sister chromatid cohesion protein PDS5 homolog A isoform X11, which gives rise to MAAVAGQLRELGDKLGSELPAEAEALAKLLEQAAECLHVIEQSPGSSVMEAIQPCLTAVVRKELLKHQDQDVKVLLATCFCEITRITAPEAPYSDDVLRTIFRLIVGTFGGLADVNSHYFSRRVAILETVARYRACVVMLDLECNDLITDMFQTFLEIVSENHETNVVKSMQTIMALIIEESEVIHQSLLHVLLSALGRKKTGISLSARKLARGVIEQSAGKLEPYIKKFLTSSLAGANSSANGHIDHHEVIFDVYQCAPRVLKVVVPYITGELLADEVEMRSKSVELLGELFSLPGVPVLESFKSLFIEFLKRLTDRVVEIRLSVIEHLKKCLISNHSRPEAPEVIKALCDRLLDYEENVRKQVVAAVCDVACHEFGAVPIETIKLVAERVRDKSLPVKCYTMERLADIYKLYCLKGSDSSTNSDNFEWIPGKILRCIYDKDFRPESIESVLCGSLFPPEFPTKERVKHWVIAATHFDKVEMKALEQILLQKQRFDHVSINLFLIIALPYLFFPFLNVLICCILINFRLQQEMLKYMSLQQTSQEDAADVQKRILGCFRSMSRLFSDAVKAEEYLNMLLQLKDENIWKMFTSLLDCATTFNNAWSIRVDLLKSLGEKHELYDFVSTLSMRCSYLLVNKEYVKEILSAASEQKSIGNTKLISSCMDLLTAISSFFPSLLSGFEEDIIELLKEDNEVLKEGIAHVLSKAGGNIREQLASSSSVALLLERLCLEGTRKQAKYSVHALAAITKDDGLMALSVLYKRLVDLLEEKKVHLPSILQSLGCIALIAMPIFETRGEEIISFITKKILDCSDDMAKVSADKSEWGDNSHSCLLKIYGIKTLVKSCLPCKDAQVHPGIEKLMDILKSILTYGDISPNMISSASDKAHLRLAAAKAVLRLSRQWDHKVPVDVFYLTLRISQDDFPQMRKLFLSKVHQYIKERALDAKYACAFLIGIDDYHTPQYEEFQHNLIEVSQICQQVKMRQLSVQADVNLLTAYPEYIIPYLVHVLAHDPSCPNIEEYEDVKAFAPIYWPLHLLLSTLLGEEGLQYSVPGMKKESFMTTLSIFRSIKCSKDVVDANKTKTVHAICDLGILIAKRLCPDQINVSENQTVPLPAQLYATVQNDQNENPVENDEQKWLGCETVLSHFEALMTANVAEVQSPEDKMLIDETDEFGNEIPLGKIVQILKSRGAKKTGGKQKAASVPVNTGKDDDVLGLLREINLDNQDNLGESVKSKPKKPQMDMKESNEKPVDFSTPKRKRSVSKSRPHSGKGSKDGDELLVHSASKGKPSDSLENKLKEKRRADSNDKDLVASPTSTKTPVSKGKKDAKSHTEVSRSSAKKYADEDNTMRAAELASLNGSFKRQKPRLVSGLAKCSTHDSSSKDLVGRRIKVWWPLDKEFYPGVVKSYDSAKKLHTVLYDDGDMEQLNMAKEKWKMIESNGSPMKQQKKDHAGSNQGRAQETKSTSSTKVPANQHKSIKTPSPLKRKGKPKAPPENKRRKTSGGSKSIEATSEAGVNDSDSASSLAHSDSDKGVKSDGEKDKEVAVGSAGKEKTGKTEKESAEDMELEEKKPDGDSLSCKEESDDETLSVWKKRASQAT